AAAACCTAAAGAGCAAGAAATTTTTCAACCTTCTAGTTGAAATCGCTAATCTAAGGCTCTATAGATTGAAAGTGGCTACTTAATAGGAAATCCTCGTGCAATCAATTGAAAACACCAACAAGATTTACATGACAATTTACTTGACTTTATTACAAGCCTCAAGGACTCCCAAGtgtttcaaatttccaatttcaatCGTTAAGGTTATACAAAAACAAAGAGTATATTAAAATTACACCCTATACACTAAACTGCATCCTTATTAAATTGATAATGTATTTAGAAGAAATTTGCATTACATATATTATTAAACTCATGTGGGGGGGATTaaactctatttttaaggaagaggtggtcccATGAAGAAATTTTTTGTGCTACAAGATTATTTggaattttttccaaaaaaaattggaGCCCCTAaaaggggtggggctagaaattacCCCACCAAGATGTTATCTGTCACTTGtcaaaaatctaaatttaatttctattaaaaaatagttttggaaggaaatgaattatttttatttgtttttattatgcATATAGTATAAAAgatattcatgagaccaccagcTTCCTTAAATTTTGGAGCGTAAATTTTTAAGCTAGattacactacaaaattcatgtGACCACCAGCTTTAAAATTTTCCTGAAAAATCTCAGCAACTcccgctctattttttaggaagcccctccatgggaccccagccTAAGACTCTaggatttcatccttatattttccACCAAATCATGTGGATTATCTATTCATACAGAAGGGATCCAAGATGCTCTCCTCGATCAATCCACATAACCATATGAGCTAGAATATAAATAAGTTTGATCCATAAAATCTAACAAATCTCTTCAATCTAAGTTCCATAAGAAAATTCAATCTTCAATGAACAGAGTATTGTACAGTGGTCAATTAATTAGAAGATTTACCTCAATCgaaaatccaatcttcaattaCCTTTAGAACGCTAACAAATTTATAATCTTTCTGTACAGCAAAAGCAACAACTTAATACCAATTATTTCTAAAGAAATTCCTAGTTTAGAGATCAGCAGGTATATCAACCCGAGTCCAAACTACCACCTATTGATTTGATCTTGTCCGATTGAGTGCTAAATTGTGTGAAATACTAGTGTCTCAGCACAACAAAGTGAAGCACATTTGGTTGAATATTATATACTTAATACAGATACAAAGAGGAAAAGCAGGATTAACTACCATTCAGGCGAAGAAAAAGCAGGATTTGAAAAATCAGATGGATCATACAAAATAACTCCAAACAATTAAATGCCTTCAATAAGTGAAATTTAAGATAAAACATGAAAACTTCCAAGAATGCAAGAAGATCAATGATAGACAGCGCTTAAACAGATGAATGTATCTAAGTATATTCTAGCATATACTAGCACATCTCGTTTAAACTCCGAATGCacaaatttacaattcaaatcggATTACCATTGGGAAAACCAGGAAACTGAAAATTGCTGAAAACCTGTCAGTCAACATATGCAGCACAATATCAATAAACTGGAGCAACAATATGCTATGTGCCCAAACAGATTTCATCATTAAATAATATTCGAAAGAATTTATCTTCAAGAAACTGAACTTcacattaaataaaaataaatctggATATCCTGATTCTCCAAATACAATCTATTTCAGTCGTCCtagaattaaatatttaaattgaatGAATTGAATGATAATCTAAATTGAGCCTTCAAACCTGAATaacatgtaaataatcatttagTTGCTTCATTGTGGATACAATCAAAGGGGACGTGTCCTCAAGTTAAAATTTCTATAATATTTATACGCATGTACTTAAAGAGTACAACTCAGATGCTCAAGTCTTCGCAGAAAATGTCTGCACTACAGCTAAGTTGCTAAAATGAACCGCATAAAAGGCATTAAAAATCATGTGACTACAAAACTTTAGAGCAATAACCTAAAAAACCTAGCCTATCCATGGCACACAGATGTCTGAAGAACAAAAGCATTCTTGTGCACATTGCGCACAATGAGCATTGGCACCAATTTGAGCCATGGATTTGTGAAGTCTCCTGAATACAACATTCGAAAAAAATAACGCCTTCAGACATAAGAATGCAAATAGAATGATTTCTACTTGCATAATTATGAACTTCAACCCTCAACTAAACACCCATCATTTGTTGTAATGGTCTTCACTGCAATCCATGAAGATCAGATTTCAAAATGTCGAAGCAAAACCACCCCTATTGAGTTTCAGAGGTAGATTCACTCTGTGAATGATAAACTcaaggaagcataaagaaaaatgAGAAGGTTATCTCACTCACCAGTCCATGTCTTATAGTTTTGAAACACAACAAATAAGATATTAAACTATTATACAAATAAATTGACAGGGAAGCCCTGAATAAGTCTTTCATTAGTGAGAAATTCAAGTTcctgatgaagagaaaaatgaattgGGAAATATCTCCAGATTTCACCATCTCCTTAAATCAGACCTGCAAGAATTTGCACGTACAAGATGAGCCTGATTAAAATAAATACTTTAATTCAAGTTGAAGCTCTTATTCTTTAACAGTATATAAACCAGCTTACAATAAAAAAACGGAAGGAATTATCACACCTCTCTCGATTGGAAAAAAACCTGTCTCTGCTACCACCATATGCCCCTCGTCTTTCTTCTGCAGACCTCCACACATCTGGTCCCCCACCTTCACCACCACGAGATCTGGGTCTGCCAAGTGATTCAAAACTATTCCCAGCATCTGGGCGCCCTGACTGAGATCTGGGCCTATCAAAAGATTCAGGAGGCCGTCCTGCCGCTGAAATTGGCCTATCATTGTTTCTTTTCACAAAACGAACTTTATCATCCAAATCCCTAATTAGAAGTTCCAATTTTTTCTCTTTGGACAATATTTCTTCATACAATGCACGCTGATCTCCTTCAGAAGTCTCACCATTTACAAGATGCTGCTCACTGCCTGTTTCTGTTGCCTGAGCTTTCAAAGCATTAATTTCTTCCTTCAATCTTATCTCCTCTTCTGTCTCGGGCCTGAGGATTATTCCATGTTAGAAGAACGAAACAAAGAAATAAGGCAAGCAGGCTAGAAACCAATAATGCAAATAAGCTAACGAGATACAATTGAAATTCATTAACACTGATATCCTATCTAACTTTCTCAATAATATTGTTAAATAACAAAAAAGTAGCCGAGTTAATTTCGACAGCTACATTTGGAGAGGGGATAAATGCACTAGAAACTAAGTATAATATATAACCGTCAGAAAAAGACACTAACAAAAATTACCCAGGAATTGAGGAATACAAAGGTTTTGTTCAGTGAATACAAACGCTTTGAAACATAGATTTTGTTCAGTGAATACAAAGGTTTTGAAACATCCAAGGCCAACAGAGTTAGGAGGTTCATATCTAAGGTAGGTGGACATTTCCTGattttgaaaaatgatgagaaaatataaaaacattaaagAACATTAAAGAACAAATAAGACTAAAAAGTTATAAATCACAATAGCTGCACTCAAAGAGATAATTATCAAAAGAGAATTAAAAACTTGTAGTCAATGAAGGAAACGATGTTTAAGTTGAAGGAAGGTAGGTTCACTACAGCTCCTGATTTTTGAAATTATCAGAAGATAGAAAGACGGATATGGAAATTACAGCAGATACTAAGATATATAGAATTATAAATCACAAAAACTCTGACAGAATTAGATTGTgcccaaagaaataaaaataactaCAAAGACGAATTCTTGACTCTACATAACCTTGCAGATTCAAATTTCAAACATTCAAAATAATTTCAACATTAGCACTAGCCATTCATAATCTAAAGTTTGCCAAAGATACATAACCTATATTTAATtcgcaatcatcaaaaatcaaccaagtacaaacaaaataattttcaagatttttatttttttgctttgcaGTCCCAAAACTAGTGCCAACAATGTTTTAGTACATAAGAACTAGCTCAGCAAACCAAAATACACCATATCTAGACAGAATGACGGCGCGTCTGGCTGGGCCTGGTTATATGGTCTGCATAGATTTAATGCAAGGTCAATAAATCCAATTCATTAAGACATCCAAAACTTTCAGAAAACTCTTCGTTGATCAGTGATATAATACTTTGAATGAATACTATGATACATACACACGAGAATCGTGTAACATTCTTTGAAAGTACACGTATAAATTTAGCATTACGTACCTGTCAACACGACGGTGTTCCAGTTCAAAATCCATTTTGAGATAGTCTTTGCCTCTTTCAGCCAAGAGCTCCTCCCTCGGTTTTGCATCTCCAAACGGATTAATCTTTGGTCGAGGTTTCGTCACCACCTCAGATTTAGAGTCAGCACTCCCAGGGCGACTAGAATGTGAACTTGAAGGTCTGCTGGGAATCTTATTCTCTACTTTGGAATCAAACTCACCATCAAGCTTTCTGGCATCAATATTCTTCTCAGCAAGAACTTCCTCCCGTGGACGGGCCTTTCCGAAGGGGTTAGGCCTGGCCGATCTCGGAGCACCATCTTCGAGAGCATGGTTCAAAACTGGATCAGCTATAGTTCTCGGATTCAAAGAAAGCCGGGGCCTCTCGGACCGATCATCAGTAAAAGACTCTTTCTTTCCCCAGCGGTCGGAGTCCAATCCGGGGTCTCTGTAGCTAGAACCAAATCCCATAGATCTCCTCTCTGAGGGGGGCCCACTGGGGGTAAACTTTTTTCCAGAGCCCCAGTTTTCCACTTCATCAGCTTTGGAACCACCACCACCAATACCCTCATACCGATCCCCATTGTAGCGGCGCCTCTCAGGCTGATCCCCCGGAGGCGGCATAGATTTCTTCGTGGTACCCCAA
This genomic stretch from Cryptomeria japonica chromosome 8, Sugi_1.0, whole genome shotgun sequence harbors:
- the LOC131060006 gene encoding eukaryotic translation initiation factor 4B1; this encodes MANTKPWGGAGAGAWAADVEREAEEKEQRAAAAAMAPDAQDYPSLSEAISTKPKKKTKGHTLTLSELQSGQNVGLGARSRGGGVTETKGLTTEEMMSLPTGPRERTAEEESQYGRGGIGGGFRDYGRGSRFENRDRGDRGDRGSRGYGGFDDERRQGSDRDMPSRADEADNWGTTKKSMPPPGDQPERRRYNGDRYEGIGGGGSKADEVENWGSGKKFTPSGPPSERRSMGFGSSYRDPGLDSDRWGKKESFTDDRSERPRLSLNPRTIADPVLNHALEDGAPRSARPNPFGKARPREEVLAEKNIDARKLDGEFDSKVENKIPSRPSSSHSSRPGSADSKSEVVTKPRPKINPFGDAKPREELLAERGKDYLKMDFELEHRRVDRPETEEEIRLKEEINALKAQATETGSEQHLVNGETSEGDQRALYEEILSKEKKLELLIRDLDDKVRFVKRNNDRPISAAGRPPESFDRPRSQSGRPDAGNSFESLGRPRSRGGEGGGPDVWRSAEERRGAYGGSRDRFFSNRERSDLRRW